The proteins below come from a single Cricetulus griseus strain 17A/GY chromosome 6, alternate assembly CriGri-PICRH-1.0, whole genome shotgun sequence genomic window:
- the Lrrn4 gene encoding leucine-rich repeat neuronal protein 4 isoform X2, with translation MRWTLLLLLLLLLLLMEQSQSLAGLSQETIPLFRLTRQGPWDNHDSHATDSSCQGLPAAGATTLTLANRSLERLPSCLPHTLRILDGSHNLLRAFGGPEFGRLSELHMLTLNHNRISLLHWSNGTPAMLQELDLSHNLLVRLPPCTGSPVRHLRSLALAGNPLGALQPRTFACFPALQLLNLSCSELSHIAQEAFVQENGGPLEALEVLDLSSTHLERVESGWIRNLPQLKSLYLRKMPRLKTLERDIFKMTPNLQQLDCQESPALTSIHTEIFQDTPCLQVLLLQNCNLSSFGPWIVNSSQVLSVSLFGNPLTCSCELAWLLMDTNKTVLHRAADTMCELTSGSEDPLSGPLSLVQLSDVCRPDQRTTLLASNPPHFDHSVSAPRTQGPSIGQSTTPSAQSGGGQQNITKVPSHTTASLTHGSWMQSGTSEETPRSTTDSVTIYHPSKTLPGAANRRTQATTKALHIQPPQDEIPVVLLDDESEEDETHGQGVAPHQDVSCDYHPCKHLQTPCAELQRRFRCRCPGLSGEDTIPDPPKLQGVSEMTDTSMLIHWCAPNSVVHSYQISYLAEGKSGNQSVVDIYATARQHPLYKLSPSTTYHVCVQAANRAGLSQQQTSGWKRSCATFTTKPSSVVIFWGLCTSSGLLLVCTLVLSVCLWRQRWKSHRQYYDTDLVAFKNPARAEEVAQW, from the exons ATGCGGTGGACGcttctcctgctgctgctgctactactactgCTGATGGAGCAGAGCCAGAGCCTGGCTGGACTTTCCCAGGAGACGATCCCCCTCTTCCGACTCACTCGTCAGGGACCCTGGGACAACCACGACAGCCACGCCACCGACTCGTCCTGCCAGGGGCTCCCCGCTGCGGGAGCCACGACCCTGACCCTGGCGAACCGCAGCCTGGAGCGCTTGCCCAGCTGTCTGCCACACACGCTGCGCATCCTCGATGGCAGCCACAACCTGCTGCGCGCCTTTGGCGGGCCTGAGTTCGGTCGCCTGTCCGAGCTGCACATGCTCACCCTGAACCATAACCGCATCTCCTTGCTGCACTGGAGCAACGGCACGCCAGCCATGCTGCAGGAGCTCGACCTCAGCCACAACCTGCTGGTCAGGCTACCCCCCTGCACCGGGTCCCCGGTGCGCCACCTGCGCTCTCTGGCGCTGGCGGGGAACCCATTGGGGGCGCTGCAGCCACGGACCTTCGCATGCTTCCCCGCGCTGCAGCTTCTCAACCTCTCCTGCAGCGAGCTGAGCCACATCGCCCAGGAGGCGTTCGTTCAGGAGAACGGCGGGCCCCTGGAGGCTCTGGAAGTCTTGGACCTTAGCAGCACTCACCTCGAGCGAG TTGAGTCTGGGTGGATCAGAAACCTGCCACAGCTCAAGTCCCTCTACCTGAGAAAGATGCCCAGGCTGAAGACACTGGAAAGAGACATTTTCAAGATGACTCCTAACCTGCAGCAGCTGGACTGTCAAGAATCCCCAGCACTTACTTCCATCCACACAGAGATCTTTCAAGACACACCTTGTCTACAAGTCCTTCTGTTGCAGAA CTGCAACTTGAGTTCCTTTGGTCCTTGGATTGTGAATTCTTCCCAAGTCTTGTCTGTCAGCCTCTTTGGCAACCCTCTCACTTGCAGCTGTGAGCTGGCTTGGCTTCTCATGGATACAAACAAAACTGTCTTACACAG GGCAGCAGATACCATGTGTGAACTCACTTCAGGATCCGAGGACCCCCTCTCTGGTCCTCTCTCTCTCGTCCAGCTATCTGATGTGTGCAGGCCAGACCAAAGAACCACCCTCCTGGCTTCAAACCCGCCCCACTTTGATCATTCAGTTTCTGCACCACGGACACAGGGGCCTTCCATTGGGCAGAGCACAACCCCATCTGCTCAGTCTGGAGGAGGCCAACAAAATATCACCAAGGTCCCCTCCCACACCACGGCTTCTCTTACACACGGGTCATGGATGCAGAGCGGTACTTCAGAGGAAACTCCTCGGTCCACTACTGACTCAGTGACAATTTACCATCCCTCTAAGACTCTGCCTGGTGCTGCCAACCGGAGGACACAAGCCACCACCAAAGCTCTCCACATACAGCCTCCACAGGATGAGATTCCAGTCGTGCTGTTAGATGATGAGAGCGAGGAGGATGAGACTCACGGTCAGGGGGTAGCACCTCACCAGGATGTCTCTTGTGATTACCACCCCTGCAAGCATCTGCAGACTCCATGTGCAGAGTTACAGAGGCGCTTCAGATGTCGCTGCCCTGGTCTCAGTGGGGAAGATACCATCCCAGACCCTCCCAAGCTGCAGGGGGTTTCAGAAATGACCGACACATCAATGCTCATCCACTGGTGTGCCCCCAACTCAGTGGTGCACTCGTACCAGATCAGCTACCTGGCAGAAGGAAAATCTGGGAACCAGTCAGTAGTGGACATCTATGCTACAGCCCGACAGCACCCCCTGTACAAGCTGTCACCAAGCACCACCTaccatgtgtgtgtacaggcagcCAACAGGGCTGGCCTGAGCCAGCAGCAGACCTCAGGCTGGAAGAGGTCATGTGCCACCTTCACAACCAAGCCCAGCTCTGTGGTCATCTTCTGGGGACTGTGTACCTCCAGTGGACTGTTACTAGTTTGCACCCTGgtgctgtctgtgtgtctctggagACAGCGCTGGAAGTCACACAGGCAGTACTATGACACAGACCTGGTGGCCTTCAAAAACCCAGCTAGGGCTGAggaagtagctcagtggtag